The proteins below come from a single Carassius auratus strain Wakin unplaced genomic scaffold, ASM336829v1 scaf_tig00004533, whole genome shotgun sequence genomic window:
- the LOC113070484 gene encoding U3 small nucleolar RNA-associated protein 4 homolog, protein MTNEDSLVAGTSEGIVVQFQFVSMVLGKDDKECVRTRTFKNPTHDIRAVAEIATAVVSGGMDAQLVVRPLLDKIEVRSVASALRKIHFPHPLPDEKTQFYNQLQSRASQRNKGNLTAMHSKSARPSRCDILCVELMPDQSLVVVERPLEDIATQLPAPIKQKKFAT, encoded by the exons ATGACT AATGAGGACAGCCTTGTTGCCGGGACATCAGAAGGAATTGTGGTCCAGTTCCAGTTCGTCTCTATGGTTTTGGGAAAGGATGACAAAGAATGTGTCAGAACCAGAACATTTAAGAACCCCACGCATGACATCAGAGCTGTGGCAGAGATCGCGACGGCTGTGGTGTCAGGAG GTATGGATGCACAGCTGGTTGTGAGACCTTTATTAGACAAGATCGAAGTGAGGTCAGTGGCCTCGGCTTTGAGAAAGATTCACTTTCCACAT cctcTGCCTGATGAAAAAACTCAGTTCTACAATCAGCTACAATCAAGAGCCTCACAGAGGAACAAAGGAAATCTCACAGCCATGCATTCAAAGTCTGCAAGACCTTCAAGGTGT GACATCCTGTGTGTTGAGCTGATGCCGGATCAGTCTCTGGTTGTGGTTGAGCGCCCTCTAGAGGACATCGCCACTCAGTTGCCTGCACCCATCAAACAAAAGAAATTTGCCACATGA
- the LOC113070483 gene encoding WAP four-disulfide core domain protein 1-like, producing the protein MPGGQIRTGFVPVLLLSFFLLLASGSGNARMIGKRGLNQKDYEYPNHPQHQKNDRCPPPPQMLPERACEVPGCRSDSECERHKRCCYNGCIYACLESVQPPPVLDWLVQPKPRWLGGNGWLLDGPEEVLQGEACSTTEDGDEPLLCPTGYECHIINLGNPSAGIPNRGQCIKQRGNSDGRSLRHKSFKDYKDYLGSNSNNAVSNEKQQHKHVG; encoded by the exons ATGCCAGGCGGTCAGATCCGGACTGGGTTTGTGCCAGTTCTgctgctctctttctttctgctgtTGGCATCTGGTTCAGGGAATGCACGCATGATCGGGAAGAGGGGACTCAACCAGAAG GACTATGAGTACCCCAACCATCCTCAGCACCAGAAGAACGACCGCTGTCCTCCTCCACCGCAGATGCTGCCCGAGCGAGCCTGTGAGGTGCCGGGCTGCCGGTCCGATTCTGAGTGTGAGAGACACAAGCGGTGCTGTTACAACGGCTGCATCTACGCCTGCCTGGAGTCAGTGCAACCTCCACCCG TGCTGGACTGGTTGGTGCAGCCCAAGCCACGGTGGTTAGGAGGGAACGGCTGGCTATTAGATGGACCAGAAGAGGTTCTGCAGG GTGAGGCCTGCAGCACCACAGAGGATGGAGATGAGCCTTTGCTCTGCCCAACCGGTTACGAGTGCCACATCATCAACCTGGGAAACCCCTCGGCTGGGATCCCAAACCGAGGCCAGTGCATCAAACAGCGTGGAAACTCAG ATGGACGTAGCCTGAGACACAAGTCCTTCAAAGATTACAAGGATTATTTAG GAAGTAACTCCAACAATGCAGTGAGCAATGAGAAACAACAGCACAAGCATGTGGGCTGA